A stretch of the Hypomesus transpacificus isolate Combined female chromosome 12, fHypTra1, whole genome shotgun sequence genome encodes the following:
- the si:ch211-113j14.1 gene encoding sterol 26-hydroxylase, mitochondrial, whose translation MGSPVAVRSYRFVSLRCTHSISNKKSGTSDQIETINHGKHKTIDDLPGPSLATTVYWLFVKGYADKSHAMQIEHKRLYGPIWRSQFGPFDIVNVASPELIAQVIQQEGRYPVRTELPHWKEYRDLRCQAYGLHVDKGSEWYRVRSALNPMMLNLQEVSTYAPIIHQVVGDLLQRIEGLRLLSQDHALVPDLTAELYKFGFEGISSILFETRLGCLREEIPEDTLRFIAAANTMLTLSETVLFFPRWSRRVLPFWKHFVQAWDDLYDVARHLIDRKVEQISAQVAAGKPVEGMYLTHLLSCDKLTLPEVYISITELLLGGVDTTSNTLSWTLYHLAGDSTAQDRLYREVTSVCPGRQLPTSDDLTRMPYLKAVIKETLRLYPVVSGNGRLAVENDVVVDDFWFPKKTQFHLCHYATSHDEKQFVDAERFAPERWLRGEPAGFQHHPYSSIPFGVGVRACVGKRVAELEMYFALSRLLQHYEILPEKGAQPVEPKTRTLMIPSKPINLCFLPRA comes from the exons ATGGGCAGCCCCGTTGCAGTCAGATCATATCGATTTGTATCTCTGCGATGCACGCACTCTATTAGCAATAAGAAATCCGGAACTTCTGATCAGATAGAGACAATAAACCATGGGAAGCACAAAACGATTGACGATCTTCCCGGACCTTCTTTGGCAACCACTGTTTACTGGTTATTTGTGAAGGGCTACGCAGACAAAAGCCATGCCATGCAG ATTGAACACAAACGTTTGTATGGACCAATCTGGCGCTCGCAGTTTGGACCTTTCGACATAGTAAACGTGGCGTCTCCGGAGCTGATAGCACAAGTGATCCAACAGGAGGGCCGTTATCCAGTCCGGACAGAACTCCCCCACTGGAAGGAATACCGGGATCTGCGATGTCAGGCCTATGGTCTCCATGTGGA TAAGGGCTCTGAGTGGTACCGTGTACGGAGCGCCCTCAACCCAATGATGCTAAATCTGCAAGAAGTGTCTACGTACGCTCCCATTATTCACCAGGTGGTCGGTGACCTTCTGCAGCGCATTGAGGGCCTGCGACTGCTCAGCCAGGACCATGCTTTGGTCCCTGACCTCACAGCCGAGCTCTACAAGTTTGGCTTCGAAG GCATCTCATCCATCCTGTTTGAGACCCGTCTGGGCTGCCTGAGGGAGGAGATCCCAGAGGATACGCTTCGTTTCATAGCCGCAGCCAACACCATGTTGACCCTGTCAGAGACAGTCCTGTTCTTCCCCCGATGGAGTCGCAGAGTACTGCCCTTCTGGAAGCATTTCGTCCAGGCCTGGGATGACCTCTATGATGTTG CTCGCCACCTGATTGACAGGAAGGTGGAACAGATCAGTGCCCAGGTGGCAgctgggaagccagtggaggggatGTACCTGACACACTTGTTGTCATGTGACAAGCTCACCCTGCCCGAAGTCTATATCAGCATTACAGAGCTTCTGCTGGGGGGAGTCGAcacg ACATCTAACACATTGTCTTGGACGCTGTACCATTTGGCTGGGGACAGTACCGCCCAGGACAGGCTGTACAGAGAGGTCACATCTGTGTGTCCAGGCAGACAGCTGCCCACCTCCGATGACCTGACTAGGATGCCCTATCTGAAGGCCGTCATCAAAGAGACCCTTCG GTTATACCCTGTTGTTTCTGGAAATGGTCGTCTGGCAGTTGAAAATGATGTTGTGGTGGACGACTTTTGGTTTCCCAAAAAG ACTCAGTTTCATCTCTGCCACTATGCAACAAGCCACGATGAGAAGCAGTTTGTGGATGCAGAGCGCTTTGCCCCAGAGCGCTGGCTGAGGGGGGAGCCTGCGGGGTTCCAGCACCACCCATACAGCTCCATCCCTTTTGGGGTTGGTGTGCGTGCCTGCGTGGGCAAGAGAGTGGCAGAGCTGGAGATGTACTTTGCCCTGTCCAGG TTACTGCAGCATTATGAGATCCTGCCTGAGAAAGGGGCTCAACCCGTGGAGCCGAAAACAAGAACGTTAATGATTCCCTCTAAACCCATCAACCTGTGCTTCCTACCCAGGGCCTGA